In one window of Aerosakkonema funiforme FACHB-1375 DNA:
- a CDS encoding RtcB family protein — MPYEKLEISTPAPILSWANHSLGPEESKMAKNVASLPFVFKHVALMPDVHLGKGALVGSVIATKEAIMPAAVGVDIGCFAGETLVPLVDGKSYPMAELATWEQEFAIYSCTETHRIAAAKATARLTRRNAELMKVILDNGAEIKCTPDHQFMLRDGSYQSAANLKPGTSLMPFYSKADKYGYTLIQQPYSGRWQKAHWIIARSGLLEKVPSFKGQRTVIHHKNFDGADNRPENLEFMGDKDHSSYHRMLVEKNTHWQSSEFEKNRKEALAAKARTPDGYRYYSERGTKNIMRYMQENPEHFRVSISGNGERGKQYLSDYNRSEKGRAKSKEIANRLYTCDRCGEAVKSPIGLHNHRKYQHSYNHKVVDVILLEERQDVYCLTVPQYGNFALTAGVFVHNCGMMAVKTPFNADKLEGKLKKIRLDIEAAIPVGFNENKEAEKTVINWQGWHDFNELHPGVQHLESKAIKQMGSLGGGNHFIEVCVDTDNQVWLMLHSGSRHIGNMLAQNHIERGRELAKLADIRLPDRDLAYFVAGTSEFASYWNDLQWAQDYARFNRDVMMARLKRVIEKHLAGGREFKPLLSVNCHHNYAEKEVHFGEEVYVTRKGAVRATEEDYGIIPGSMGAKSYIVKGKGNHESYCSCSHGAGRLMSRNKAKNNFSLDDLIQQTKGVECRKDEGILDEIPGAYKPIDEVMANQADLVEVVATLKQVICVKG; from the coding sequence ATGCCCTACGAAAAGCTAGAAATTTCAACTCCAGCGCCGATACTTTCTTGGGCTAACCACAGCCTTGGCCCAGAAGAAAGTAAGATGGCCAAGAATGTAGCATCGCTGCCCTTTGTGTTCAAGCACGTAGCGCTAATGCCCGACGTTCACCTCGGCAAAGGCGCTTTGGTGGGGTCTGTAATTGCTACTAAAGAAGCAATTATGCCAGCTGCTGTCGGAGTCGATATCGGTTGTTTTGCGGGAGAAACTTTAGTTCCCCTAGTTGATGGAAAATCCTATCCAATGGCAGAATTAGCGACTTGGGAGCAAGAGTTTGCGATCTATTCCTGCACAGAGACACATAGAATTGCAGCAGCTAAGGCGACAGCTCGATTAACTCGGCGTAATGCGGAACTGATGAAAGTAATTCTAGATAACGGTGCGGAAATTAAATGTACTCCTGACCATCAATTTATGCTCAGAGATGGTAGCTACCAGTCAGCTGCCAATCTCAAACCAGGTACTTCTTTGATGCCTTTTTATTCCAAAGCTGATAAATATGGTTACACCTTAATTCAACAACCTTATTCGGGCAGATGGCAGAAGGCACACTGGATTATTGCTCGCTCTGGACTGCTCGAAAAAGTTCCCTCTTTTAAAGGTCAGAGAACAGTCATTCACCATAAGAATTTTGATGGTGCTGACAATCGACCCGAAAACCTGGAATTCATGGGAGATAAAGACCATTCTTCCTACCATCGAATGTTGGTTGAGAAGAACACTCATTGGCAATCTTCAGAATTTGAGAAAAACAGAAAGGAAGCCTTAGCCGCTAAAGCCAGAACACCAGATGGATACCGTTACTACTCCGAACGCGGGACAAAAAATATCATGCGTTATATGCAGGAAAATCCCGAACACTTCAGAGTATCTATCTCCGGTAATGGTGAAAGAGGAAAGCAGTATCTAAGCGACTACAACAGAAGCGAGAAAGGAAGAGCCAAGAGCAAAGAAATTGCCAATAGACTGTACACCTGCGATCGTTGCGGCGAGGCAGTTAAGAGTCCAATAGGACTTCATAACCATCGGAAATACCAACATAGCTACAACCATAAAGTAGTAGATGTTATTCTTCTCGAAGAAAGACAAGACGTATATTGTCTGACAGTCCCACAATATGGCAATTTTGCACTCACCGCTGGTGTCTTCGTTCACAATTGCGGGATGATGGCAGTCAAAACTCCATTTAATGCCGATAAACTTGAGGGCAAGCTGAAGAAAATTCGTCTGGATATCGAAGCAGCTATTCCAGTGGGATTCAACGAAAATAAAGAAGCCGAAAAAACAGTGATAAACTGGCAAGGTTGGCACGATTTCAACGAACTGCATCCTGGAGTGCAACACCTAGAAAGTAAAGCTATCAAACAGATGGGTTCTCTCGGTGGCGGCAATCATTTTATTGAAGTTTGTGTGGATACCGATAACCAAGTTTGGTTAATGTTGCATTCCGGTTCGCGACATATTGGTAATATGTTAGCGCAAAATCATATTGAGAGGGGAAGGGAATTAGCTAAATTGGCAGATATACGTCTACCAGATCGAGATTTGGCTTATTTTGTGGCGGGTACTTCAGAGTTTGCCTCTTATTGGAACGATTTACAGTGGGCGCAAGATTATGCTCGTTTCAATCGCGATGTGATGATGGCGCGTTTGAAGCGGGTTATTGAAAAACATCTCGCTGGCGGTAGGGAATTTAAGCCTTTACTGTCTGTGAATTGCCATCACAATTATGCGGAAAAAGAGGTACATTTTGGTGAGGAAGTTTATGTGACGCGCAAGGGTGCGGTGAGGGCTACTGAGGAAGATTACGGCATTATTCCGGGTTCGATGGGAGCAAAATCTTACATTGTCAAAGGTAAGGGAAATCATGAAAGTTATTGCAGTTGTTCTCACGGGGCTGGGCGTTTGATGTCGCGCAATAAGGCGAAGAATAATTTCAGTTTGGATGATTTGATTCAACAAACTAAAGGGGTGGAATGTCGCAAAGATGAGGGTATTTTGGATGAAATTCCAGGCGCTTATAAGCCGATCGATGAGGTGATGGCCAATCAAGCGGATTTAGTTGAGGTTGTGGCAACCCTCAAACAAGTTATTTGCGTGAAAGGTTAG
- a CDS encoding GNAT family N-acetyltransferase produces the protein MEVFLETEKLILRYFTEADTDNLFVLDSDPEVMRFISGGVPNDRAFIQSKFLPRIIGYYSKYENFGFWAAIEKSSQDFIGWFHLYPAIENAFAVELNVVNDEEIALGYRLKREKWGKGYATEVSQLLVEKGFAEWGVKRVVAWALATNKASIRVMEKVGLKYDREFTFTESQLPHLKPLERKAVKYAMSK, from the coding sequence ATGGAAGTATTTCTCGAAACCGAAAAATTGATTCTTCGTTATTTTACTGAGGCAGATACTGATAATTTATTTGTTTTGGATAGCGACCCCGAAGTAATGCGATTCATCAGTGGTGGTGTGCCAAACGATCGCGCATTTATTCAATCGAAGTTTCTGCCTAGAATTATTGGATATTACAGCAAATACGAAAATTTTGGGTTTTGGGCAGCTATTGAAAAATCAAGTCAAGATTTTATCGGTTGGTTTCATTTATATCCGGCGATCGAAAATGCTTTCGCTGTCGAACTAAATGTGGTAAATGATGAAGAAATCGCCCTTGGTTATCGGCTGAAAAGAGAGAAATGGGGCAAAGGTTATGCAACTGAAGTTTCTCAATTGTTGGTAGAAAAGGGTTTTGCTGAATGGGGCGTTAAACGAGTCGTGGCATGGGCTTTGGCAACAAATAAAGCCTCTATAAGAGTAATGGAAAAAGTCGGTTTAAAATACGATCGAGAATTTACTTTCACAGAAAGTCAACTGCCACATTTAAAACCATTGGAACGAAAAGCGGTTAAATATGCTATGTCTAAATGA
- a CDS encoding TM0106 family RecB-like putative nuclease produces MLVTAELLLHYQRCHRRAFLDVWGDPSQVEPPSDFYLKLIQDRFAHQKNVLADLVYHQPEYPKGDWEAGTQATLALMQQGVDRIRKGVLIATLDGTMGGVGEWESGGNFPSNNIPESPLTLLSRPDLLIKQPGQSRFGDWHYVPLDIELGKRAKLDYQIIAAFHAQVLAQLQEAMPETAWLILRGKRPYSVQLDIRIPQMQLILADCIQQLLKESAPEIFISRQKCNICGWHSYCHGVAKSQQHLSLLPGVTPSRYEILKTLNLTTLECLADTSFSVLEPLFGSEVAEQLIRQAQSVLENRVIFKSDRLINLPTAPIELYFDIEAEPDLDIDYLLGVLVVDREAKTEKFYAFLAEQPEDEASVWQQFLDLAWTYPSAPIFHFCDYEMQAVRQLAGRYKTSNDLWQPLLDRFVDIHEEISTGVTLPLENYTLKSIARWLGFEWRDTKANGAQAIYWYDRWLKISDRASLDAIVRYNEDDCRATYHVKNCLANFVRDSLKVNAL; encoded by the coding sequence ATGTTAGTAACTGCCGAACTGCTGCTACACTACCAACGCTGTCACCGACGGGCGTTTCTCGATGTCTGGGGAGACCCCTCCCAGGTGGAACCTCCCAGCGACTTCTATTTAAAACTGATCCAAGACCGTTTCGCTCATCAAAAAAATGTTTTAGCAGATCTGGTTTATCACCAGCCAGAATACCCAAAGGGCGATTGGGAAGCTGGTACACAAGCCACATTAGCATTGATGCAGCAAGGTGTCGATCGCATCCGCAAAGGAGTACTGATCGCGACGCTAGATGGCACGATGGGGGGAGTGGGAGAGTGGGAGAGTGGAGGAAATTTCCCTTCAAATAATATTCCCGAATCGCCTCTTACCTTATTAAGTCGTCCCGATTTATTAATCAAACAACCCGGACAATCTCGTTTTGGCGATTGGCATTACGTTCCCCTCGATATTGAATTGGGTAAACGTGCCAAACTGGATTATCAAATTATCGCCGCTTTTCACGCCCAAGTCCTAGCCCAACTACAAGAGGCAATGCCCGAAACTGCATGGCTAATTTTGCGCGGAAAAAGACCGTATTCCGTGCAGCTAGACATCCGCATTCCCCAAATGCAATTAATTTTAGCAGATTGCATTCAACAGCTACTTAAAGAGTCAGCACCAGAAATTTTTATCAGTCGCCAAAAATGCAATATTTGTGGATGGCACAGCTACTGTCACGGCGTAGCCAAATCTCAGCAGCACCTCTCGCTCCTACCGGGAGTTACCCCCAGTCGCTACGAGATTTTGAAAACGCTTAATTTGACAACATTGGAATGTTTAGCAGATACCAGCTTCAGCGTTTTGGAACCTCTTTTCGGTAGCGAAGTAGCGGAACAGCTAATCAGGCAAGCGCAATCTGTATTAGAAAATCGAGTAATTTTCAAATCAGATCGACTCATAAATTTACCGACTGCCCCGATTGAGTTGTATTTTGATATAGAAGCCGAGCCCGATCTAGATATAGATTATCTTTTAGGAGTGCTGGTTGTCGATCGCGAAGCTAAAACTGAAAAATTTTATGCTTTTTTGGCAGAACAGCCGGAAGATGAGGCATCAGTTTGGCAGCAATTCTTAGATTTAGCTTGGACTTATCCTTCCGCCCCTATTTTCCATTTTTGCGATTACGAAATGCAAGCTGTCAGGCAATTAGCTGGACGCTACAAAACATCTAACGATTTGTGGCAACCTCTGCTCGATCGCTTTGTGGATATTCATGAAGAAATCTCCACGGGTGTAACCTTGCCTTTAGAAAATTATACTCTCAAATCAATTGCGCGTTGGCTGGGCTTTGAATGGCGGGATACCAAGGCAAATGGAGCGCAGGCAATTTACTGGTACGATCGTTGGTTAAAGATTAGCGATCGCGCCAGCTTAGATGCGATCGTCCGTTACAATGAAGATGATTGTCGCGCCACATATCACGTTAAAAATTGTTTAGCCAACTTTGTCCGCGATTCTCTCAAAGTTAACGCTCTTTAA
- a CDS encoding aminotransferase class V-fold PLP-dependent enzyme — protein MTDAVSVQTLLQHRQKFPALANKAYFNYGGQGPMPQAALEAIYRSYEYVQGIGPFSEQALAWVLDEANKTREAIAFELAVPPETISITEDVTVGCNIVLWGIDWKKGDRLLISDCEHPGIVATVGEIQRRFGIEVDVCDLMSTLNEGDPIAAINQHLYPDTRLAVLSHILWNNGQVLPLAEIVKACQQNSTKLLIDAAQSVGLLPVNLTELGVDFYAFTGHKWWCGPEGVGGLYVRPEASESLHPTFIGWRSLQYSKAGISWQPDGRRFEVATSAYPLYAGLRAAISAHQQWGSQSERYQQILSLSKYLWQQLSQLPNITCLRKSPPASGLVSFQFTDGSSHRQLVLFLESQGVLLRTIHQPDCVRACVHYFTTTDEIDRLIKFVSKFQIAH, from the coding sequence ATGACCGACGCGGTTTCAGTACAAACTTTGTTACAGCATCGCCAAAAATTCCCAGCTTTGGCAAATAAAGCTTATTTTAACTACGGCGGTCAAGGGCCCATGCCCCAAGCGGCGCTGGAGGCTATTTATCGATCGTATGAATACGTGCAGGGTATTGGGCCATTTTCTGAACAGGCATTAGCCTGGGTGCTGGACGAGGCGAATAAAACTAGGGAAGCGATCGCGTTTGAATTAGCTGTCCCACCGGAAACGATTTCTATCACCGAGGATGTGACGGTAGGTTGCAATATTGTGTTATGGGGTATAGATTGGAAAAAAGGCGATCGCTTACTTATTTCTGATTGCGAACATCCCGGTATTGTGGCGACTGTGGGGGAAATTCAGCGCCGTTTTGGCATCGAAGTTGATGTTTGCGATTTGATGTCAACTTTAAATGAAGGAGATCCGATCGCAGCGATTAACCAACATCTTTATCCCGACACGCGCTTAGCGGTGTTGAGTCATATTCTCTGGAACAACGGTCAAGTTTTACCCCTAGCTGAAATTGTCAAAGCTTGCCAGCAAAATTCTACAAAATTACTGATAGATGCCGCTCAATCTGTTGGATTGCTGCCCGTAAATCTGACAGAATTGGGAGTAGATTTCTATGCCTTCACAGGTCACAAATGGTGGTGTGGCCCAGAAGGGGTGGGCGGTCTTTACGTGCGACCGGAAGCTTCAGAAAGTTTGCATCCCACTTTTATTGGCTGGCGCAGTCTGCAATACAGCAAAGCGGGAATAAGTTGGCAACCGGATGGACGGCGATTTGAAGTTGCGACATCTGCCTATCCGCTTTATGCTGGACTCAGAGCTGCGATCTCCGCTCATCAGCAATGGGGTTCTCAGTCAGAACGCTATCAACAAATTCTCTCTTTGAGTAAGTATCTTTGGCAACAACTATCTCAGCTTCCTAACATTACTTGCCTGCGGAAATCTCCCCCAGCATCCGGACTCGTTTCTTTTCAATTTACTGATGGTAGTTCCCATCGCCAGCTAGTGCTATTTTTGGAATCTCAAGGTGTTCTCCTCCGCACTATTCATCAACCCGATTGTGTGCGTGCTTGTGTCCACTACTTCACCACAACAGATGAGATCGATCGGCTCATCAAATTCGTTTCTAAATTTCAGATCGCACATTGA
- a CDS encoding glycosyl transferase, protein MSKRPTLYIAITNHGFGHAVRAASVAAEIQRLNPEVLLIMVTTAPRWLLESYIPGDFIHRPRGFDVGVIQSDSLNMDKAATLEKLREIIKKQQSIVATEASFIRQNRVSLMLADIPPLAAVIAKAAGIPCWMMSNFGWDFIYGDWGGEFIEIADWIGECFSKCDRLFRLPLHEPMSAFPVIDDVGLTGGSPRYNLDELRTRFNITTSPEKTILFTFGGLGLQQIPYENVLKFPDWQFISFDRDLPDFPNLLPIDGGECRPVDVMPLCGRVISKPGYSTFSEALRLDVPIVTLTREGFAESPLLIEGIQNYGYHQIISPTEFFEGGWGFLHEPLKPPRQTQSLPKDGTEAIAQEIVNYLQNN, encoded by the coding sequence ATGTCTAAAAGACCGACTTTATACATTGCCATCACCAATCATGGATTCGGTCATGCAGTGCGTGCAGCATCTGTCGCCGCCGAAATTCAGCGCTTAAATCCAGAAGTGTTATTAATTATGGTGACAACAGCACCGCGATGGTTGCTGGAGTCCTATATTCCAGGAGATTTTATTCATCGTCCTCGCGGTTTTGATGTGGGAGTCATCCAGTCAGATAGCTTGAATATGGATAAAGCAGCTACACTGGAAAAACTGCGGGAAATTATCAAAAAGCAGCAATCTATAGTGGCGACAGAAGCTAGTTTTATTCGCCAAAACCGAGTCAGCTTAATGCTGGCAGATATTCCACCTTTGGCAGCGGTTATTGCCAAAGCTGCTGGGATACCATGTTGGATGATGAGCAATTTTGGTTGGGATTTTATCTATGGTGATTGGGGTGGAGAATTTATTGAAATAGCTGATTGGATTGGCGAATGTTTTAGTAAGTGCGATCGCTTATTTCGCCTACCTCTTCACGAACCGATGAGTGCCTTTCCAGTTATCGATGATGTGGGTTTGACTGGCGGTTCGCCCCGATACAATTTAGACGAACTACGCACTCGCTTTAATATAACTACATCGCCAGAAAAAACGATTCTGTTCACATTTGGCGGTTTGGGTTTACAACAAATTCCTTACGAAAACGTACTCAAATTTCCCGACTGGCAATTTATCAGTTTCGATCGCGATCTACCCGATTTTCCTAATTTACTGCCAATTGACGGTGGCGAGTGCCGTCCGGTCGATGTGATGCCTTTATGCGGACGGGTAATTTCCAAACCCGGATACAGCACCTTTTCCGAAGCTTTGCGACTTGATGTTCCGATTGTTACCCTAACGCGAGAAGGTTTTGCCGAATCGCCTTTACTCATAGAAGGAATTCAAAATTACGGTTATCATCAAATTATCAGCCCAACTGAGTTTTTTGAGGGCGGTTGGGGATTTCTGCACGAACCGCTAAAACCGCCCCGTCAAACTCAGTCGTTACCGAAAGATGGCACCGAAGCGATCGCACAAGAAATTGTCAACTATTTGCAAAATAATTAA
- a CDS encoding secondary thiamine-phosphate synthase enzyme YjbQ — MACHQQLLTIKTAGKSLCNITAKVENIVAESGIKTGLCTLFLRHTSASLVIQENADPDVLLDLEKFFAKLVPEDSQRYIHNAEGPDDMPAHIRTVLTKTSEQIPISQGELVLGTWQGIYIWEHRQRGHIREVFIHITGD, encoded by the coding sequence ATGGCTTGTCACCAACAATTACTTACCATTAAAACAGCAGGTAAATCTTTGTGCAACATTACTGCTAAAGTGGAAAATATAGTTGCTGAATCGGGTATAAAAACTGGCCTTTGTACATTGTTTTTGCGCCACACTTCTGCTAGTTTAGTGATTCAAGAAAATGCCGATCCGGATGTTCTGCTAGATTTGGAAAAATTCTTTGCTAAGCTGGTACCGGAGGATAGTCAGCGCTACATCCACAATGCTGAGGGGCCTGATGATATGCCCGCCCACATTCGGACAGTCCTTACCAAAACATCTGAACAAATACCTATTTCTCAAGGCGAATTGGTGCTGGGTACTTGGCAGGGAATTTACATTTGGGAACATCGCCAGCGCGGTCATATTCGGGAAGTATTTATACACATCACGGGGGACTGA